A DNA window from Sulfitobacter noctilucicola contains the following coding sequences:
- a CDS encoding oligosaccharide flippase family protein, translating into MPFSDATKSLATNLIAYGASEVAAKASRLLVVVAVARTLDLTQIGIAASAMAAGDLLKALTENGVGQRIIAASDDTLEETCTTARRIFWVWCLGLCVLQTLIAGAMYFSGGSVMLSGLILLMGLEYLFMPAGLVQVALAMRAGKMRQTAAIGGTQVVGANLLSIMLVLIYPSAIALILPRVLSAPIWLFAVRALHPWNPKSGITPAPLRPFITYGWAVLGIEVVKVLRLQGDKIVVGLTMGPQALGLYFMAFNAGLSLSTAFATAFSTVLFPHLSQSSDPAAAMRQSIIVGLSLIAPVVILQSALAPLYVPLLLGDGWDAVAPLVSILCLVAIPTTLWATAAGWLRVQGKPQVELWMTCALAAAVLVSTAVLAPLGLFAMAVGYLVVTSLLMVIGAFATLHTDLFPSYPQVQS; encoded by the coding sequence ATGCCCTTCTCGGACGCAACCAAATCACTCGCTACCAACCTGATCGCATACGGCGCGTCAGAAGTGGCCGCAAAGGCATCACGCCTGCTGGTAGTGGTTGCCGTGGCACGGACGCTGGACCTGACACAGATCGGCATCGCCGCATCAGCGATGGCCGCGGGTGATCTGCTGAAGGCACTGACAGAAAACGGTGTGGGGCAGCGCATCATCGCGGCAAGTGACGACACGCTCGAAGAGACCTGCACCACCGCCCGCCGCATTTTCTGGGTCTGGTGCCTTGGCCTTTGTGTGCTGCAAACCCTGATCGCCGGTGCAATGTACTTTTCAGGTGGCAGTGTGATGCTGTCAGGTTTGATCCTCTTGATGGGTCTTGAGTATCTTTTCATGCCTGCGGGTCTGGTCCAAGTGGCACTGGCAATGCGCGCTGGCAAAATGCGCCAGACAGCGGCCATTGGTGGCACACAGGTGGTCGGCGCAAACCTGCTTTCTATCATGCTTGTGCTGATCTACCCATCCGCCATCGCGCTGATCCTGCCACGTGTTCTGTCCGCGCCGATCTGGCTGTTCGCCGTCCGCGCCCTGCATCCCTGGAATCCAAAATCCGGCATTACGCCTGCCCCTCTGCGCCCGTTCATCACCTACGGGTGGGCCGTGCTGGGCATCGAAGTCGTCAAGGTGCTGCGCCTGCAGGGTGACAAGATTGTGGTTGGTCTGACAATGGGCCCGCAGGCGCTTGGTCTTTATTTCATGGCTTTCAACGCGGGCCTCAGCCTGTCGACAGCCTTTGCCACTGCATTCTCGACCGTACTTTTCCCCCATCTAAGCCAATCATCCGATCCTGCCGCAGCCATGCGTCAAAGCATCATCGTGGGTCTCTCTCTCATCGCGCCTGTGGTGATCCTGCAATCTGCTCTTGCGCCGCTCTATGTCCCTCTGCTCCTGGGCGATGGCTGGGACGCGGTCGCCCCGTTGGTATCGATCTTGTGCCTCGTCGCAATTCCGACCACCCTTTGGGCGACCGCTGCCGGATGGTTGCGCGTTCAGGGCAAACCGCAGGTCGAGCTTTGGATGACCTGCGCACTGGCCGCCGCTGTTCTTGTCAGCACCGCTGTCCTCGCCCCTCTCGGCCTCTTTGCGATGGCTGTCGGCTATCTTGTCGTGACCAGTCTACTGATGGTGATCGGTGCCTTCGCGACCCTCCATACCGATCTCTTTCCTTCCTACCCACAGGTGCAGTCATGA
- a CDS encoding WecB/TagA/CpsF family glycosyltransferase, with translation MTYLTTFDGPVTAVNTLNQTYLPGLRARLVDATTTDTIATLLSPGRRRINFMNAHCFNVMARDRQYAAAVKSANLLLPDGIGVALAAKMTGQALKENLNGTDFIPALLEQAAKNGKSVYLFGGTPGTADTAAQNLIHKIPGLQIAGTRDGYAEAQNEAEVIADINASGADIVLVALGVPMQELWLHRNAPYLDADLTMGVGAALDFFAGNVVRAPAWVRKAKSEWVWRLAMEPRRLAKRYLEGNFSFLARAAKQSMATWTPASVAKRLLDITVALCALVLLSPILLLTALAIKTESKGPALFTQTRVGKDGRPFTMIKFRSMVSDAEALRSSVLEQSDRDGICFKSKSDPRITRVGRFIRRTSIDELPQILNVLRGQMSIVGPRPALPCEVEVYPQRALGRLAVKPGITGVWQVSGRADVSFDQMVEMDLAYASSRSVLLDVILICMTFRAVISGRGAH, from the coding sequence ATGACATATCTCACAACCTTCGACGGCCCCGTAACCGCGGTAAACACACTGAACCAGACATACCTTCCCGGTTTGCGTGCACGACTGGTCGACGCGACAACAACCGATACGATCGCAACACTTTTGTCCCCCGGCCGCCGCCGCATTAACTTTATGAATGCACATTGCTTCAACGTAATGGCCCGCGACCGGCAGTATGCAGCGGCAGTAAAAAGCGCTAATTTGCTTTTACCAGACGGTATTGGTGTCGCCCTTGCGGCCAAAATGACGGGTCAGGCGCTGAAGGAAAACCTGAACGGCACCGACTTCATCCCGGCCCTGCTTGAGCAGGCAGCGAAAAACGGCAAATCAGTCTATCTGTTCGGTGGCACGCCCGGCACAGCCGACACCGCCGCACAAAACCTCATTCACAAAATTCCGGGCCTTCAAATTGCAGGCACCCGTGACGGTTATGCCGAAGCGCAAAACGAAGCGGAAGTGATTGCCGACATCAATGCAAGCGGCGCAGACATCGTGTTGGTTGCTCTGGGCGTTCCGATGCAAGAACTTTGGTTGCACCGCAACGCACCTTATCTTGATGCCGACCTAACGATGGGTGTGGGTGCCGCACTTGATTTCTTTGCAGGCAACGTCGTTCGCGCCCCTGCATGGGTCCGCAAAGCAAAGAGCGAGTGGGTCTGGCGTCTGGCGATGGAGCCACGTCGTCTGGCCAAACGCTATCTCGAAGGCAACTTCAGCTTTCTTGCCCGCGCCGCCAAACAGTCGATGGCCACTTGGACACCTGCCTCCGTTGCGAAACGTCTGCTGGATATCACTGTTGCACTTTGCGCCCTGGTTCTTCTCTCCCCGATCCTGTTGCTGACAGCTCTTGCCATCAAAACAGAAAGCAAGGGTCCTGCCCTTTTCACGCAGACCCGCGTCGGTAAAGACGGTCGCCCCTTCACGATGATCAAGTTCCGCTCAATGGTCAGCGACGCGGAAGCGCTGCGCAGCTCCGTGCTGGAGCAATCCGACCGTGACGGTATCTGCTTCAAATCAAAATCCGATCCCCGCATCACACGGGTCGGCCGCTTTATCCGCCGCACCTCGATCGACGAGCTTCCTCAGATCCTGAATGTGCTGCGCGGTCAGATGTCCATCGTCGGCCCGCGTCCCGCCCTGCCTTGCGAAGTCGAAGTCTATCCCCAACGCGCCCTTGGCCGTTTGGCTGTAAAGCCCGGCATCACCGGTGTCTGGCAGGTATCAGGTCGGGCCGATGTCAGCTTCGACCAGATGGTCGAGATGGATCTGGCCTATGCAAGCTCGCGCAGTGTGCTGCTGGACGTCATTCTCATCTGCATGACATTCCGCGCGGTCATCTCCGGCCGTGGCGCACACTAA
- a CDS encoding response regulator transcription factor translates to MRVLIADDHDLLRDTLVMFLEGEGRMETASVGTFQDACARIEGDAPYDLILLDYNMPGMNGLEGLRHALSLKDGQRVALISGEATRQIAEDALEAGAAGFVPKSLPAKSLVNAVKFMAMGEQYAPIDFMTAVEEESTNALAEKLTPRELQVLKGLTEGKSNKEIARDLDITEPTIKLHVKTLYRKVGAANRTQAALIAREAGLF, encoded by the coding sequence ATGAGAGTATTAATAGCTGACGACCACGATCTGTTGCGTGACACACTGGTGATGTTTCTCGAAGGTGAGGGCCGCATGGAAACAGCAAGCGTCGGCACATTTCAGGATGCGTGCGCGCGTATTGAAGGTGATGCGCCTTATGATCTGATCTTGCTGGACTATAACATGCCGGGCATGAACGGTCTTGAAGGGCTGCGCCACGCGCTGTCGCTCAAAGACGGACAGCGGGTCGCGCTGATCTCGGGTGAGGCAACACGCCAGATCGCCGAAGATGCGCTAGAGGCCGGTGCTGCCGGGTTTGTGCCCAAATCTCTGCCTGCGAAATCGCTGGTCAACGCGGTGAAGTTCATGGCCATGGGAGAGCAATACGCGCCCATTGATTTCATGACTGCTGTGGAAGAAGAATCGACCAATGCGCTGGCCGAGAAACTGACCCCCCGCGAATTGCAGGTGCTCAAAGGTCTGACCGAAGGCAAATCCAACAAGGAGATTGCCCGCGATCTGGATATCACTGAGCCTACGATCAAGCTGCACGTGAAAACGCTTTACCGTAAAGTCGGGGCCGCAAACCGGACGCAAGCGGCATTGATTGCCCGCGAGGCTGGCCTGTTTTAG
- a CDS encoding polysaccharide biosynthesis/export family protein: protein MSTRPILTGALASLVLTTACARFDTPDNLEPVAEGDGYQAQYREPDVSREDAGLLNSERLNAQKCLPLGGSAGKGSSIAATVLRGERLSRNDLLDVRIAEDDTFNGSYVVSRDGMLKLPFLSPIRAQGRSTDEVEADIARALLADDFYQDAPRISVRAADFASVSVGVSGAVFEPHAVEIGGVRGDTVDSLRQVASGASTEGRNLSAALRAAGGVRPDADISAVEVQRAGKTYRLDMRGVFEGRNSVDIMLLTGDEVRVPSRQCFQDDLMRPSPISPPGISLYLSNLTQPAFNNAASAIGQTVRQVPYGSRYMQAVIDANCVGGPRSTSADRSAVLFSRNPMTGVSVVIERDIEDLLRRADRDDYDPYLLPGDAMACYDSTITNIAEIGRVLGTIAFIP, encoded by the coding sequence ATGTCAACCAGACCCATCCTGACCGGCGCATTGGCGTCATTGGTGCTGACAACCGCCTGCGCACGCTTTGACACGCCCGACAACCTTGAGCCTGTGGCCGAAGGTGATGGATATCAGGCGCAATACCGCGAACCGGATGTATCCCGCGAGGATGCAGGATTGCTGAATTCGGAACGTCTAAATGCGCAAAAGTGCCTGCCCCTTGGCGGGTCCGCCGGTAAAGGTTCCAGCATCGCGGCAACTGTTTTGCGGGGGGAGCGATTGTCACGCAATGACCTGCTGGATGTGCGGATCGCCGAAGATGATACCTTTAACGGCAGCTACGTAGTGTCGCGTGACGGCATGCTGAAACTGCCGTTCCTGTCGCCAATCCGCGCGCAAGGGCGCAGCACCGATGAGGTCGAGGCGGATATAGCCCGCGCTTTGCTGGCGGATGATTTCTATCAAGATGCGCCGCGCATATCAGTGCGGGCGGCTGATTTTGCCTCTGTTTCCGTAGGGGTGTCGGGGGCGGTCTTTGAACCCCATGCGGTTGAAATCGGCGGCGTGCGCGGGGACACGGTGGACAGTCTGCGTCAGGTGGCGTCGGGTGCGTCTACAGAAGGGCGCAATCTGTCTGCTGCTTTGCGCGCGGCAGGTGGTGTGCGCCCGGATGCAGATATCTCTGCGGTCGAGGTGCAGCGCGCAGGCAAGACGTACCGGCTCGATATGCGCGGCGTCTTTGAGGGGCGGAATTCAGTCGATATCATGCTGCTGACAGGTGACGAGGTCCGTGTGCCAAGCCGTCAGTGCTTTCAGGACGATCTGATGCGGCCCAGCCCGATCAGCCCGCCGGGCATCAGCCTCTACCTGTCCAACCTCACACAACCTGCATTTAATAACGCGGCCTCTGCCATTGGGCAAACTGTGCGGCAGGTGCCTTATGGATCACGCTATATGCAGGCTGTCATCGACGCAAACTGCGTAGGCGGGCCGCGATCTACCAGCGCTGACCGCTCCGCGGTGCTTTTCTCGCGCAATCCGATGACAGGTGTGTCAGTGGTAATCGAACGTGACATCGAAGACCTATTGCGCCGGGCTGACCGGGATGACTACGATCCCTATCTGCTGCCCGGCGATGCGATGGCATGTTATGACAGCACCATCACCAACATTGCCGAGATCGGCCGCGTTCTGGGTACCATCGCCTTTATTCCTTAA
- a CDS encoding ATP-binding protein, which translates to MVDFLNTRAKTGRTFLVLAGLVIVLAIAFLTWNVRREIAELSSASSDNVQWSLSQTEVEFQEFSNRIRVGADLAGIRRRFDIFYSRIETVSTAQVFEELRKDEDFAATLSDIKNWLDTTVPYIDATDVELTASIPRLMSLVQDIRPSVRKLSNSGLNIFARNADAQRADVASTLTELALALAALIGALGLAVVYLFRLNKQMRTQERSQRQTGARMNTVINTSLDGVIISDDRGYIMEFSPAAEEIFGHKAADVIGHELGAIIVPDHLRAGHDAGMERMRQGGERRVVGKGRVQLEAKRSDGTVFPVELAIQSAVTEAGDIFIAFLRDITQQKADEAELVDARDKAIAGEKSRSEFLATMSHEIRTPLNGLLGNLSLLRDTTLTGKQDTYMRNMETSGRLLLSHVSDVLDITRYDSGKVSANLQPMNVSDLLQDIIDNQSGMAANQETALDWGWDGPAQHWISSDCDRLQHVLMNLIGNAVKFTKRGRVSVTVSWHNDEISFEIEDTGVGIPDELQDRIFEDFVTGNAAYDREVGGTGLGLSIAKRFIDMLGGDIMVASTLGIGSTFRVTVPAKATSEPAKAGNLIERRAVVTPQRVLVVEDNEINRFVVREMLQADGHEVHEAHDGQQGVDMAQADNYDLILMDISMPVLDGRSATRLIRQGHGASKKTRIVALTANAMPSEREDFLANGMDDVLTKPLKKSDLRIALGQKGHEPMTEASALIDEAHTLETYDVIGAENFPKLLGRYNAEVEHFIEWLQGDERLDRNDIAAEAHKIAGNAALFGATGFRDVLLKLENAAKAGEDAVVMSAITTLPDLWKDSKKALTEITLKE; encoded by the coding sequence GTGGTAGACTTCCTCAACACGCGTGCGAAAACCGGCCGGACATTTCTTGTTCTGGCCGGTCTTGTCATTGTATTGGCCATTGCTTTCCTGACGTGGAACGTGAGGCGTGAAATCGCAGAACTGAGTTCGGCCAGTTCGGACAATGTTCAATGGTCCCTGTCCCAGACAGAAGTCGAATTTCAGGAATTTTCCAACCGGATCAGAGTGGGTGCAGACCTGGCAGGCATCCGCCGTCGGTTCGATATTTTCTATAGCAGGATCGAAACGGTCTCGACGGCGCAGGTATTCGAGGAATTGCGCAAGGACGAAGACTTTGCCGCGACCCTGAGCGACATAAAGAACTGGCTGGACACCACTGTCCCCTACATTGATGCAACAGATGTGGAGCTGACAGCTAGCATTCCAAGGCTCATGTCACTGGTCCAGGATATCCGCCCATCGGTGCGCAAACTCTCCAATTCAGGCCTCAATATCTTTGCACGTAACGCGGATGCACAGCGTGCGGATGTGGCCTCCACACTGACAGAACTGGCGCTGGCACTAGCAGCATTGATCGGTGCGCTTGGTCTGGCTGTGGTATATTTGTTCCGCCTTAATAAGCAGATGCGCACTCAGGAACGCTCTCAACGACAGACCGGCGCTCGCATGAATACCGTCATCAATACCTCACTGGATGGGGTCATCATCAGCGACGACCGTGGATACATCATGGAATTCAGTCCAGCCGCCGAAGAGATTTTTGGCCATAAGGCAGCGGACGTGATCGGACATGAATTGGGTGCCATCATCGTGCCGGACCACCTGCGCGCGGGCCATGACGCCGGGATGGAGCGGATGCGCCAGGGCGGCGAGAGACGCGTCGTAGGCAAGGGACGTGTGCAGCTTGAAGCCAAACGCTCCGACGGGACGGTTTTTCCGGTGGAGCTTGCCATTCAATCGGCAGTTACAGAAGCCGGAGACATCTTTATCGCCTTCCTGCGTGACATCACCCAACAAAAAGCAGACGAAGCTGAACTTGTCGATGCACGGGACAAGGCCATCGCCGGCGAGAAAAGCCGCTCGGAGTTTCTTGCCACCATGAGCCACGAAATCCGCACGCCCCTGAACGGCCTGTTGGGCAATCTCAGCCTGCTGCGCGACACGACGCTCACCGGCAAACAAGATACCTATATGCGCAACATGGAGACATCCGGCCGCCTGCTGCTCAGCCACGTCTCTGACGTTCTGGACATCACCCGCTACGATTCCGGCAAGGTCAGCGCAAACCTTCAGCCGATGAATGTCTCTGATCTTTTGCAAGATATCATCGACAATCAAAGCGGAATGGCCGCCAATCAGGAAACGGCTCTGGATTGGGGTTGGGACGGTCCTGCACAACACTGGATCAGTTCCGACTGTGATCGCTTGCAGCACGTCTTGATGAACCTGATCGGTAACGCAGTCAAATTCACCAAACGCGGCCGCGTGTCCGTCACTGTCAGCTGGCATAACGACGAAATCAGCTTTGAAATCGAAGACACCGGCGTCGGCATACCGGACGAACTGCAAGACCGTATCTTCGAGGATTTTGTCACGGGCAACGCAGCCTATGACCGCGAAGTGGGTGGCACAGGTCTGGGATTGAGCATCGCCAAGCGTTTCATCGATATGTTGGGCGGTGACATCATGGTGGCCAGCACACTTGGCATCGGCAGTACCTTCCGCGTCACCGTACCCGCCAAAGCCACCTCTGAGCCCGCCAAGGCTGGCAATCTGATAGAACGGCGCGCCGTTGTCACACCACAGCGGGTACTTGTTGTAGAAGACAATGAAATCAACAGGTTCGTCGTGCGTGAGATGTTGCAGGCAGATGGTCACGAAGTTCACGAGGCCCATGACGGTCAACAAGGTGTCGATATGGCACAAGCCGATAACTATGACCTGATCCTGATGGACATCAGCATGCCCGTTCTGGATGGCCGCAGTGCCACACGACTTATCAGACAGGGCCACGGTGCATCGAAGAAAACGCGCATCGTCGCGCTGACCGCTAATGCAATGCCGTCAGAGAGGGAAGATTTTCTTGCCAACGGCATGGATGATGTCCTGACAAAGCCGCTCAAGAAATCGGACCTGAGGATCGCCCTCGGGCAGAAGGGACATGAACCGATGACCGAAGCATCTGCCTTGATCGATGAGGCCCACACGCTTGAGACTTATGATGTGATAGGCGCCGAAAACTTTCCAAAGCTACTCGGCCGCTATAACGCCGAGGTCGAGCACTTCATCGAATGGCTTCAAGGTGACGAAAGGCTCGACCGCAACGACATCGCTGCTGAGGCTCACAAGATCGCAGGCAATGCAGCCCTGTTCGGGGCCACCGGTTTCCGCGATGTGCTGCTGAAGCTAGAAAACGCCGCAAAGGCGGGCGAGGACGCGGTTGTCATGTCTGCCATCACCACCCTGCCCGATTTGTGGAAGGACAGTAAAAAGGCGCTGACCGAAATCACGCTTAAGGAATAA
- a CDS encoding molybdopterin-dependent oxidoreductase, producing the protein MFNRFHTFVVALGLVLGLGATANASDTVLTLTHEGREQTFDLAALEALGTETIETTTIWTEGTQTFEGVSLARLAEEVGVEGGTLLATAINDYTVEIPVTDAVEGGPIVATRMNGKVMSLRDKGPLWVVYPYDANADYRSEVIYSRSIWQLDRIEAVE; encoded by the coding sequence ATGTTTAATCGGTTTCACACATTCGTTGTCGCATTGGGGCTGGTCCTCGGACTTGGTGCCACGGCAAATGCCAGCGACACGGTCCTGACCCTGACGCATGAAGGCCGCGAGCAAACCTTCGATCTGGCCGCACTTGAAGCGCTTGGCACCGAAACAATCGAGACGACAACCATCTGGACCGAAGGCACGCAAACCTTTGAAGGTGTCTCGCTGGCGCGATTGGCAGAAGAAGTAGGCGTTGAGGGCGGCACTTTGTTGGCGACAGCAATCAACGACTATACGGTCGAGATCCCTGTCACGGACGCGGTCGAAGGCGGCCCGATCGTTGCCACCAGGATGAACGGTAAGGTGATGTCCCTGCGCGACAAAGGTCCGCTCTGGGTGGTTTATCCCTACGATGCGAATGCCGACTACCGGTCCGAAGTCATCTATTCGCGCAGCATATGGCAACTCGACAGGATAGAAGCGGTCGAGTAA
- a CDS encoding glycosyltransferase family 2 protein, with the protein MTDFSIIIPCYNAAQTIRATLDSIQAQTCDNWEVICIDDGSTDNTLGLLHDLRAEDPRIHVFQNMGKGPSCARNLGALFFAGSEIIAFCDADDIWGPNKLSELKTCFADPSVDAAFCKIAFFHDDPSIVSAVSSIPATPLSIPMLLGENPVCTMSNIAVRHDAFLRTGGFDETMVHNEDLDWLIRLVGTGSRVIGIDSCQTWYRTSPYGLSANLQAMLEGRTAAIRTAARYGHAPDRSADAIFLRYLSRRALRLGQGRLLPLSFALQGVARSPSGFFSVPRRGFATLAGACLAPILPSRISEILFSR; encoded by the coding sequence ATGACCGACTTCTCTATCATCATCCCCTGCTACAACGCCGCCCAAACGATCCGCGCGACGCTTGACAGCATTCAGGCACAGACCTGCGACAACTGGGAAGTCATCTGCATCGATGATGGATCAACGGACAATACGCTCGGTCTGCTGCACGACCTACGCGCTGAAGACCCTCGTATCCACGTGTTCCAGAATATGGGCAAAGGCCCGAGCTGCGCGCGTAATCTGGGTGCGTTGTTCTTTGCTGGCAGCGAAATCATCGCTTTCTGCGATGCCGATGACATTTGGGGGCCGAACAAGCTGAGCGAGCTCAAGACCTGTTTTGCAGACCCATCCGTTGATGCCGCTTTCTGCAAGATCGCGTTCTTCCACGACGACCCATCAATCGTCTCGGCCGTATCAAGCATTCCGGCAACGCCGCTCAGCATCCCGATGCTGCTTGGCGAAAACCCGGTGTGCACCATGTCCAACATTGCGGTGCGCCACGACGCGTTTCTGCGCACCGGCGGTTTCGACGAGACCATGGTCCACAACGAAGATCTGGACTGGCTGATCCGCTTGGTCGGCACCGGCAGCAGAGTTATCGGCATCGACAGCTGCCAGACCTGGTATCGCACCAGCCCTTACGGATTGTCGGCAAACCTTCAGGCGATGCTGGAAGGCAGAACAGCAGCTATTCGGACAGCCGCCCGTTACGGCCATGCCCCCGATCGGTCTGCCGATGCAATCTTTCTGCGCTACCTCAGCCGCCGTGCATTGCGCCTTGGTCAGGGGCGGCTTTTGCCACTGTCGTTCGCTTTGCAGGGCGTTGCCCGCAGCCCGTCAGGATTTTTCAGCGTCCCGCGTCGCGGGTTTGCCACTCTGGCGGGTGCGTGCCTCGCTCCCATCCTGCCCTCGCGAATTTCCGAAATTCTCTTCTCTCGCTAA
- a CDS encoding UTP--glucose-1-phosphate uridylyltransferase, with protein sequence MTHIRTAVFPVAGMGTRFLPATKSVPKEMLTLVDRPLIQYAVDEARKAGIEQFIFVSAAGKGALEDYFDTAAALEMQLKAKGKTEALDALAPTRMPEGALSILRQAKPLGLGHAVRQAKRLVGDEAFAVLLPDDVIMHPAGALAQMVEAHRAQGGHMVATMDVPRANVSSYGVLDVSQQKGRISQARGLVEKPRPDVAPSTQAIVGRYILEPSIFDRLDALGPGAGGELQLTDAINADVNTAGVTGYRFDGERFDCGSVQGFVQATAAFALAREDLGIDFSAFIEARTAQQKAA encoded by the coding sequence ATGACACATATCCGTACAGCTGTTTTCCCCGTCGCAGGCATGGGCACACGTTTTCTGCCCGCAACCAAATCCGTCCCGAAAGAGATGCTGACTTTGGTTGACCGCCCCCTCATCCAGTACGCTGTAGACGAGGCACGCAAGGCCGGTATCGAGCAATTCATCTTTGTATCCGCCGCCGGCAAAGGCGCGCTGGAAGATTACTTTGACACCGCCGCCGCCCTTGAGATGCAACTGAAGGCAAAAGGCAAAACCGAAGCCCTAGACGCGCTTGCCCCCACACGGATGCCGGAAGGTGCGCTGAGCATTCTGCGTCAGGCAAAGCCTCTTGGTTTGGGTCACGCCGTGCGACAGGCCAAGCGTCTGGTCGGAGACGAGGCTTTTGCGGTTTTGTTGCCCGATGACGTCATCATGCATCCAGCCGGTGCTTTGGCACAGATGGTCGAAGCACACCGTGCGCAAGGTGGCCACATGGTTGCCACCATGGATGTGCCGCGCGCCAATGTTTCGTCTTACGGTGTATTGGACGTGAGCCAGCAAAAGGGCCGCATCTCTCAGGCGCGTGGTCTGGTCGAAAAACCCCGCCCCGATGTGGCACCTTCCACCCAAGCGATTGTCGGTCGCTACATCCTTGAACCCTCAATTTTTGACCGCCTCGACGCGCTCGGGCCGGGTGCTGGCGGCGAATTGCAACTGACCGATGCGATCAATGCGGATGTGAACACGGCTGGCGTAACAGGTTACCGCTTTGACGGCGAACGCTTTGATTGCGGCTCAGTGCAAGGTTTTGTTCAGGCAACCGCGGCCTTTGCTCTTGCCCGCGAAGACCTTGGCATCGACTTCTCTGCCTTCATCGAAGCGCGGACAGCACAGCAGAAAGCAGCCTGA
- a CDS encoding GumC family protein — protein sequence MTTLSLPFAPKKRKTTGGVAKRVLMGGRLSDIKRLPRYVATGVLGATLIWAPLLGYLKTAPLSYRSTTSLIMPGSGASASMNVNGIGQATSYANSAFASNAVSPTETYKRLLGADRIVDAAAASLNIERAELGQPRVRLVDQTSLIHFETTGRTPQAAQERGDAILAAFFTELDALRADEVDTRQDSGLQAISDYRASVADTRAQIEALQKSTGLLSVDQYDVLLDRHLTLDEKILDQRAELNDRLAATSALEAQLGLDASVAAATLKLFADGAYIALLEEIGRTEVALTEASARYGVRHPKVQAAQSARDQAHTAALTLAQSITGLDAEALGDFDLAPDGARANLLAELVRMQVEVSGATEQLATLEAQHKDGQKRLSGFAPAAAKMQDLERDFSVAEALFASAIARAQSSKSDVYASYPLVQVLENPSLPAKPSSPNRKLALMAGIAATMMLFISLAMGWIRIALISRLMKKPGTPL from the coding sequence ATGACCACACTTTCACTGCCTTTCGCCCCGAAAAAACGGAAAACCACCGGCGGCGTCGCCAAGCGCGTCCTGATGGGCGGCAGGCTGAGCGATATCAAACGTCTGCCACGCTATGTCGCCACCGGCGTACTGGGCGCAACGTTGATCTGGGCACCGCTGCTTGGCTACCTCAAGACCGCGCCGCTCAGCTACCGTTCAACCACATCGCTGATTATGCCAGGCTCCGGCGCATCCGCTTCGATGAATGTGAACGGTATCGGTCAGGCCACATCTTATGCAAACTCTGCTTTCGCCAGCAACGCGGTCAGCCCGACAGAAACATACAAGCGCCTTTTGGGCGCGGACCGGATTGTGGATGCGGCAGCGGCCTCTCTGAACATAGAACGGGCGGAGCTGGGCCAGCCGCGGGTGCGTCTGGTGGACCAGACCAGCCTGATCCATTTTGAGACGACAGGCCGCACACCGCAGGCTGCCCAAGAGCGTGGCGATGCCATTCTCGCGGCGTTCTTTACCGAACTGGATGCCTTGCGCGCAGACGAAGTTGATACCCGACAGGACAGCGGTCTGCAGGCCATCTCGGATTATCGCGCCTCTGTTGCAGATACGCGTGCCCAGATCGAAGCCTTGCAGAAATCCACTGGCTTGCTGTCTGTCGATCAATACGATGTGCTGCTGGACCGTCACCTGACGTTGGATGAAAAGATCCTCGACCAACGCGCCGAGCTGAATGATCGTCTTGCTGCGACATCAGCGCTGGAAGCCCAACTGGGGCTGGACGCCAGCGTTGCCGCAGCGACGCTCAAGCTGTTTGCGGATGGTGCCTATATCGCGTTGCTTGAAGAGATCGGTCGCACTGAAGTGGCCCTGACCGAAGCGAGCGCGCGTTATGGTGTCCGCCACCCCAAGGTGCAGGCGGCACAGTCTGCCCGCGATCAGGCCCATACCGCCGCTCTGACGCTTGCCCAGTCCATCACCGGTCTGGACGCCGAGGCACTGGGTGATTTCGATCTTGCCCCTGACGGCGCGCGGGCCAACCTGCTGGCGGAACTTGTGCGTATGCAGGTGGAGGTGTCCGGCGCAACTGAGCAGCTGGCCACACTTGAGGCACAACATAAGGACGGACAGAAAAGGCTGAGCGGTTTTGCCCCTGCCGCCGCGAAAATGCAGGATCTCGAGCGGGACTTCTCCGTGGCCGAAGCATTGTTTGCCTCTGCCATCGCGCGGGCGCAATCAAGCAAGTCCGACGTTTATGCATCCTATCCTCTGGTACAGGTTCTGGAAAACCCGTCCCTGCCTGCAAAACCATCGTCTCCTAACCGCAAGCTGGCGCTGATGGCCGGTATCGCGGCAACCATGATGCTGTTCATTAGCCTGGCAATGGGTTGGATCAGAATTGCACTCATCTCGCGTCTGATGAAAAAGCCTGGTACGCCGTTGTGA